A region of the Nocardia nova SH22a genome:
CCCGGTGCGGATGCCCGCCCGTTCCGTGTGGCGTCGGGTTCGCCGGAGTGCTGACCGTTGTCCGCCGATCACCAGTTCGGCGACACCTAGGGCCCGCTGGTCCACCTGCGACGTTTCCGCACGGCCGGGCGGTCGCACCCGGCCTCGGTGACATCCGGAAGTTGGTTGTTGCTTTCGGGTTCGCCGCGGAAGTGCCGGCGTGTGCCCCGTCCAGTCCAGGAGGTGTCTCGCCGCCGATCTGTGGTGTTGTGTTGCGCTGGCCCGTCCGGCGTATCGGTCCCGCTCGGCGATCGGATCGCCTGCCTCGGCGATGAGGACCACCCGCGGACCGTCCGGGCGGGTTCTTGTTGCGTCCAGGGACACCTGCGTTGTCGCATACCCGGGCGATCGGTTCCGGGGTGTGATCGGCCTGGGTGTCTGGTGGAGCGGCCGCGACTCACCGCACTTTCTGTTGGACCGTGGCTACCTGCCCCGTGTCCAGCGGTGATCGGCTGGATGCGGTCGTGCACGGCCTGCTCGGCGTCGTCTCGTTCGGGCGGCCGGATCATCGCTGATCAACAAGGGTGCACCGGGGCGCTGGTTCCGGTTCTGTGCTGTCCTGTCGTGCTGGTCAGGCGTGACGCTGCCGGTCCCGAGTGGGATCCGGCGAGGGCGTGACCGGCCCCGCTCGACGGCCCCACCGCAGGTCCGCGCACCGCTGCCGTTCTACTATCGAGATCATGACAGTCGCCGCACAGTTCACCCGTACCCCGAATCCCGCGCCCGTTCCGGCGGACCGGCGCACGGAGATTCTGGCGGCACCGGCGTTCGGGCGGTACTTCACCGACCACATGGTCGCGATCGACTATGCGGACGGGCAGTGGACCAATGCGCGGGTCGAGCCGTACGGGCCGCTGAGCATGGACCCGGCCACGATGGTGTTCCACTACGGCCAGGCCATCTTCGAGGGGCTCAAGGCATACCGGCAGGCCGACGGCAGTATCGCCACCTTCCGCGTGGACGCGAACGCCGCCCGGTTCCAGCGGTCGGCGCGGCGGCTGGCGATGGCGGAGCTGCCGGAGGAACTGTTCATCGAATCGGTGCGCCAGCTGCTCGAGGTCGACGCCGACTGGGTGCCCGCGGCCGGTGGCGAGGAATCGCTGTACCTGCGGCCGTTCATGTTCGCCACCGAGGCGGGACTGGGCGTGAAGCCCGCGGCGGCCTACACCTATCTGCTGCTGGGATCGCCTGCGGGAGCCTACTTTCCGCGCGGCGTGAAGCCGGTGCGGGTGTGGTTGTCCACCGAATACGTGCGCGCGGCGCCGGGCGGCACCGGTGAGGCCAAGGTCGCCGGTAACTACGCCTCCTCGCTGCTGGCCCAGCAGCAGGCCACCGACAAGGGCTGCGATCAGGTGGTGTGGCTGGACGCCTGCGAGCGCAAATACGTCGAGGAGATGGGCACCAACAACCTGTTCTTCGTCTACGGCGCCGGATCCGAGGCCCGGCTGGTCACCCCGGAACTGTCCGGATCGCTGCTGCCGGGCATCACCCGCGACAGCCTGCTGACGCTGGCCGCCGATTCCGGATACCCGGTCGAGGAG
Encoded here:
- a CDS encoding branched-chain amino acid aminotransferase, with the translated sequence MTVAAQFTRTPNPAPVPADRRTEILAAPAFGRYFTDHMVAIDYADGQWTNARVEPYGPLSMDPATMVFHYGQAIFEGLKAYRQADGSIATFRVDANAARFQRSARRLAMAELPEELFIESVRQLLEVDADWVPAAGGEESLYLRPFMFATEAGLGVKPAAAYTYLLLGSPAGAYFPRGVKPVRVWLSTEYVRAAPGGTGEAKVAGNYASSLLAQQQATDKGCDQVVWLDACERKYVEEMGTNNLFFVYGAGSEARLVTPELSGSLLPGITRDSLLTLAADSGYPVEERKVSVEEWRKGAESGEITEVFACGTAAVITPVGWVASGEGEFEIGGGEPGEVTMALRDTLTGIQRGTFADTHGWMRTLA